The Salvelinus alpinus chromosome 35, SLU_Salpinus.1, whole genome shotgun sequence genome window below encodes:
- the LOC139564192 gene encoding mediator of DNA damage checkpoint protein 1-like isoform X1 — protein MEATQLIDDSILEESEEEDGEMRKEKRGEPLAKLRVLKNEHISETELPLYQGENVLGRNPNSCSLPLVARSVSKQHTVISISMFHGNRCHGNVAAMETEAFVWDLGSMNGTRKGRTKLTPHVRYALTEGECVVIADIPCQYVSVDQRGGQGHMQNPINAHSGRGRRTGPDRKAQFRGSPIGHGLGRKTGTPKTERPTEGRGVNGEMGAPSLTELGGKGQTRAIPLLLEQTPTQPERTLVPESESDSDGDREGRRDKRGKYFVSDSDSHMSSPTCSTFLSPTNKVIPESEDDRPITHSSAKNRPKKVVSFSEEESDMDGPRKHPRRRRAQVIVDDSEEEGKEGTEALGEKETGKRTRGKEDVSLVNQVSQVERDRLTPSAPMSEVKFNMDSDTDVEGEEEMGLSAPVNSVTPPDATEPPTTDSDPGQIHMDSDTDVEEGDTMDGDSKLMLTAADVERKPVDSVPVVQQTEIHLDSDTDVDDDVVVSDSATNVTSFVSDPVEKPDGSGPAVPPVEFHLDTDTDVEEEDTDIHSKTVPESDSSGIRTGIAGHQEILLDSDTDEEDNPFAPPASSRTAELLNPPTSVGPAAAAPLEIRSDSDTDLEEDATQTMNLPPPNVAMVTEDAVLASRQAVLPSPTTTITGAVTTTIALRSQDSDADTDAEEERLEPKPPRCRPPAGMVPESDLSEPSDFRMDSDTEQDGPGEAGQGHTGGRLREGAAGPGLLPLGGSPGLHQKCSTPLASSVQEEMETQAFLSPSDPFRHPALPPVLRPTAALSCSASDSQEDDDFVVAETQSFVLEAQNQGHQSSLPVEPTLDATQPYGLEPSLGEDQEEQPSRGSFHLGLSDSSHLQARDQASESTQAFSFPDGDSDLEASQTYGSGGGSEEPGLRSAVFGRNRQVDFVLEATQAYAAQPCSDTEEEDEEETPTTSNVDTTETLPMSAYGEEEEDLVGAMPSTPIRRGRSGGARDREEEEQETQTGDVLINQYLSTAQTLDIVQESDDEEEAKPDSPRGRGRSQEQTVDEEETQTVCSYLSTAETQPMFTAAAAEDNDDNEEEELKPPSPRRRARSQRGRVEEEETPPSEFLTSSHISTAETQPMGTCDTEEEKEEDTKDKGRAQRGRGKESEAGTSGVSSRGRRGARGGEEEEEGAETPKTQTRGKGKAVNTAGGRGRRGKVLSEEGESEKEEEVEVVEQGRRRRKSVKQQKEGEKERLEEGIEKERQEQAEKERLQKEKVESERVMKEQQESERMEQELKEQYERLERERVERRETERMEREEREQEERERLERERKEREEQESREREALERERVEREEKERIEGEQAENERLEKERKEILEKEKMEREEMKKQERERLKKNKEEKERLDREMKERDLKEKLEREKKEREKREAKEKEKEIIKEQQVKEQGEKQTKKDNENEPKTCTRGRRAITRRTVTVPPTTEPQPELDILSSQPEPVPASITRSRSNSVSSERSTSNIGTQGRKTTSTTEPAPGPDNPTRNSTRRRTLVGTVVAPPTALEVTVQDILSSEQFVARRTRSRSSSTNSHSSLNSEVSTCIAASMSSQSKGRGGGRRKTGTESVSPSNRQSEQPPAPKPPARGRRSQKVEDYGPQPEINEKADSQEAGGTTRGQKKTDKTNEPDPVVADEETTPAQVTEDSPAPRGNGRGRGRGGQKDNTPESTTTTAGGDTPSEEGVESKTGGRKKGLEEEQENSGFKVPRRKAKVQREGRRRAAEEGEKEENPASTPAKRGRASTAQVKKIAEEESMEGQSEKMEEAGTVQRKVRGRQSTVQIKKEEESVLDSNSVVPQTPTGKGRGKRRAPVESSPFAKTPRSASPLSSLSSPGTLGRARASTQSYKVLFTGVVDEEGGKVVSRLGGSLAKGVADMTHLVTDRIRRTVKFLCAVARGVPVVTTDWLDKCGKVSSFLPTDRYLVKDREQENKFSFCLEESLRTASIQPLLQGYEVHVTRSVLPQPAQMKDIIVCSGARFLSKMPSTQKAQARTLVISCGEDWSLCAPAFSASLPVLSAEFLLTGILQQRVDLVTHVLSAPKLRAQPGANGQASGRKRT, from the exons ATGGAGGCAACACAGCTGATCGATGACTCAATATTGGAAGAgtcagaggaggaggatggagagatgcgAAAAGAGAAGCGAGGAGAGCCACTGGCCAAACTCAGGGTGTTAAAAAATGAACACATCTCAGAGACTG agTTGCCTCTCTACCAGGGAGAGAATGTGTTGGGTCGAAACCCAAACTCCTGCTCCCTGCCCCTCGTGGCCCGCTCCGTATCCAAGCAACACACCGTCATCTCCATCTCAATGTTTCACGGCAACCGTTGTCATGGCAACGTTGCCGCCATGGAGACAGAGGCTTTCGTGTGGGACCTGGGGAGCATGAATGGGACAAGGAAGGGCCGGACCAAACTGACCCCTCACGTCCGCTACGCTCTGACCGAGGGAGAGTGTGTGGTAATAGCTGACATCCCCTGCCAGTATGTCTCTGTGGACCAGAGGGGGGGACAGGGGCACATGCAGAACCCGATCAACGCACACTCTGGAAggggaaggaggacagggccagACAGGAAGGCCCAGTTCAGAGGAAGCCCTATTGGCCATGGTCTGGGACGAAAGACTGGCACACCGAAGACTGAGAGACCGACTGAGGGTAGAGGAGTCAATGGAGAGATGGGGGCACCATCGTTGACTGAGCTGGGTGGAAAGGGTCAAACTCGGGCCATACCCCTGTTGTTGGAACAAACCCCCACACAGCCTGAGAGGACACTGGTGCCTGAATCTGAGTCTGACTCCGACGGAGAtcgagagggacggagagacaaACGGGGAAAGTACTTTG TCTCTGATTCTGACTCCCACATGTCCAGTCCCACCTGTTCTACATTCCTCAGTCCTACAAACAAAGTCATTCCAGAGAG TGAGGACGACCGCCCCATCACTCACTCCTCTGCTAAAAACAGACCCAAGAAAGTAGTGAGCTTCAGTGAGGAGGAGAGCGACATGGATGGACCGAGAAAGCATCCCAGGAGAAGAAGAGCACAAGTGATAGTGGACGACAgcgaggaggaggggaaggaaggCACAGAGGCACTAGGAGAGAAGGAAACTGGGAAAAGGACAAGAGGAAAGGAAGATGTGTCACTGGTGAACCAGGTCAGTCAAGTTGAGAGAGATAGATTAACCCCCTCTGCACCGATGTCAGAGGTCAAGTTTAACATGGACAGTGACACagacgtagagggagaggaggagatggggctgTCTGCACCTGTAAACAGTGTTACGCCACCAGACGCAACAGAACCTCCTACTACAGACTCTGACCCAGGCCAGATCCACATGGACAGTGATACTGATGTCGAGGAAGGAGATACTATGGACGGTGACTCTAAGTTAATGCTAACTGCAGCCGATGTGGAGAGGAAACCAGTAGATTCTGTCCCAGTGGTGCAGCAAACAGAGATACACCTGGACAGTGATACAGACgtggatgatgatgttgttgtgTCGGACAGTGCTACCAATGTTACCTCCTTCGTATCCGATCCGGTTGAGAAACCAGACGGTTCTGGCCCTGCAGTGCCGCCCGTAGAATTCCACCTAGACACTGACACAGATGTGGAAGAGGAGGACACAGACATACATTCCAAAACAGTTCCAGAATCAGATTCTAGTGGGATCAGAACAGGGATTGCTGGTCACCAGGAGATCCTTTTGGACAGTGATACTGATGAAGAAGACAACCCTTTTGCCCCTCCGGCCAGCAGCAGAACAGCGGAGCTCCTTAATCCACCCACCAGTGTAGGACCTGCAGCTGCTGCTCCTCTGGAGATCAGGTCTGACAGCGACACAGACTTAGAGGAAGACGCCACACAGACCATGAACCTTCCTCCTCCTAATGTCGCCATGGTAACGGAGGACGCGGTGTTAGCGTCGCGACAGGCCGTGCTTCCATCACCCACAACAACGATAACCGGTGCTGTTACCACGACAATCGCTCTCAGGTCTCAGGACTCTGATGCTGACACAGATGCTGAGGAGGAGAGGTTGGAGCCCAAACCCCCCCGGTGTCGGCCCCCAGCAGGGATGGTCCCGGAGTCGGACCTCAGTGAGCCCAGTGACTTCAGGATGGACAGTGATACGGAGCAGGATGGACCAGGGGAGGCAGGCCAGGGACACACTGGAGGTCGGCTCAGAGAGGGGGCAGCTGGCCCCGGGCTGCTCCCCCTGGGGGGTTCCCCTGGCCTTCATCAGAAGTGCTCCACCCCTTTGGCATCGTCAGTacaggaggagatggagactCAGGCCTTCCTCAGTCCCTCTGACCCCTTCAGAC ACCCAGCTCTCCCTCCTGTGCTGAGGCCTACAGCAGCATTGTCCTGCTCTGCATCAGACAGCCAGGAGGACGATGACTTTGTGGTGGCCGAAACCCAGTCATTTGTGTTGGAGGCCCAGAACCAGGGCCATCAGAGCAGCCTTCCAGTGGAACCAACCCTGGATGCTACGCAGCCCTACGGTCTGGAGCCTTCCTTGGGGGAGGACCAGGAGGAGCAGCCCAGCCGAGGCTCCTTCCATCTGGGTCTGTCAGACAGCAGCCACCTCCAGGCCAGGGACCAGGCCTCAGAGAGCACCCAGGCATTCAGCTTCCCAGATGGGGATTCTGACCTGGAGGCCTCCCAGACCTATGGATCTGGAGGGGGGAGCGAGGAGCCTGGCCTGAGGTCTGCGGTGTTCGGGAGGAACAGGCAGGTGGACTTTGTCCTGGAGGCAACACAGGCTTATGCTGCCCAGCCTTGCAGTGACacagaggaggaagatgaagaggagaCCCCCACCACGTCTAATGTTGATACGACTGAAACCCTGCCCATGTCTGCCtatggggaagaggaggaagatttGGTTGGGGCCATGCCCTCAACCCCAATAAGGAGAGGGAGATCTGGAGGAGcgagggacagagaggaagaggagcaggagaCCCAGACTGGTGACGTGCTGATCAACCAATACCTCTCCACGGCTCAAACTCTGGACATAGTCCAGGAGAGTGATGATGAGGAAGAAGCCAAACCAGACTCACCCAGAGGAAGAGGACGGTCCCAAGAACAGACAGTAGACGAGGAAGAGACACAGACTGTCTGCTCCTACCTCTCCACTGCTGAAACCCAGCCCAtgtttactgctgctgctgctgaggatAATGATGATAATGAGGAGGAAGAACTCAAACCTCCATCACCCAGAAGGAGGGCAAGGTCCCAGAGAGGGAGagtagaagaggaggagacacCACCTAGTGAGTTCCTCACCAGCTCCCACATCTCCACCGCTGAAACTCAGCCTATGGGTACTTGTGAcactgaggaagagaaggaggaggacacCAAAGATAAAGGACGGGCTCAGAGAGGGCGGGGGAAAGAGTCGGAGGCTGGGACAAGCGGTGTCAGCAGTAGAGGTAGAAGAGgagctagaggaggagaggaagaagaggagggtgcTGAGACTCCAAAGACACAGACAAGAGGGAAGGGGAAGGCTGTGAACACCGcaggaggcagagggaggagagggaaggtgctgtctgaggagggagagagtgagaaagaagaAGAGGTGGAGGTGGTTGAGCAAGGGAGAAGACGAAGAAAGAGTGTGAAAcaacagaaagagggagaaaaagaaagaCTTGAAGAGGGAATAGAAAAGGAAAGACAAGAACAAGCTGAGAAGGAACGGTTGCAGAAGGAAAAAGTAGAATCAGAAAGGGTTATGAAGGAACAACAGGAGAGCGAAAGGATGGAGCAGGAACTTAAAGAACAATATGAgagattagagagggagagagtggaaagACGAGAAAcagaaaggatggagagagaggaaagggaacagGAGGAAAGAGAGCGGCTTGAGAGGGAAAGGAAGGAACGAGAAGAGCAAGAAAGCAGGGAAAGGGAAGCGCTTGAGCGAGAGAGggtggaaagagaggagaaagagagaatagagggagaacaAGCAGAAAATGAAAGATTGGAGAAAGAGCGTAAAGAGATATTGGAGAAGGAAAAAATGGAAAGAGAAGAGATGAAAAAACAGGAGCGAGAACGACTGAAGAAGAACAAGGAAGAGAAGGAGCGATTAGACAGGGAAATGAAGGAAAGAGACCTGAAAGAAAAactggagagggagaagaaggaaAGAGAAAAGAGGGAAGCCAAGGAGAAAGAAAAGGAGATTATTAAAGAACAACAAGTGAAGGAACAAGGagaaaaacaaacaaagaaaGACAACGAAAATGAGCCAAAAACATGCACTAGAGGTCGCAGAGCAATCACCAGGAGAACCGTCACGGTTCCACCCACAACTGAACCACAACCTGAACTTGATATTCTGTCCAGCCAACCAGAACCAGTCCCAGCTAGTATAACTAGGTCTCGCTCCAACTCTGTCAGCTCTGAGAGATCCACCTCCAACATAGGTACCCAGGGGAGGAAGACCACCAGCACCACAGAGCCAGCCCCTGGTCCAGACAACCCCACCCGCAACAGCACCAGGAGACGGACATTGGTCGGGACGGTTGTGGCTCCCCCTACTGCTTTGGAGGTCACAGTGCAGGACATTCTCTCCAGCGAACAGTTTGTTGCCAGGAGAACCCGCTCTCGCTCCAGCTCCACCAACTCCCACAGCTCCCTCAACTCAGAGGTCTCCACCTGTATCGCGGCTAGCATGAGCTCTCAGAgcaaagggaggggaggagggaggaggaagactggAACAGAGTCTGTCTCTCCCAGTAACAGGCAGAGTGAGCAGCCTCCAGCCCCCAAGCCCCCAGCCAGAGGCAGGAGAAGCCAGAAAGTAGAGGATTATGGTCCACAGCCTGAGATTAATGAGAAGGCTGATTCTCAAGAGGCTGGTGGTACCACTAGAGGGCAGAAGAAAACAGACAAAACCAATGAGCCAGACCCTGTAGTAGCAGATGAAGAAACCACTCCAGCCCAGGTAACCGAGGACTCCCCCGCTCCTAGAGGGAATGGAAGAGGCCGGGGCCGAGGCGGACAGAAAGACAACACACCTGAATCCACCACTACAACAGCAGGAGGGGACACTCCAAGTGAAGAGGGAGTGGAGTCTAAAACAGGTGGGAGGAAGAAGGGGCTGGAAGAGGAGCAGGAGAACAGTGGGTTCAAGGTTCCCCGGAGGAAGGCTAAGGTTCAGAGGGAAGGGAGACGCAGGGCagcagaggaaggagagaaagaggagaatccTGCATCCACTCCAGCAAAGAGGGGCAGAGCCTCCACTGCACAGGTGAAAAAGATAGCAGAGGAGGAGAGTATGGAGGGACAGAGTGAGAAGATGGAAGAGGCTGGTACTGTGCAGAGGAAAGTCCGAGGCAGGCAGTCGACGGTTCAGATAAAGAAAGAAGAGGAGTCTGTTTTGGACTCTAATTCTGTG GTGCCCCAGACCCCTACAGGTAAGGGCAGAGGTAAGCGTAGGGCCCCTGTGGAATCATCACCTTTTGCCAAGACCCCTCGCTCcgcctctcccctgtcctctctctcctcccctgggACACTGGGCCGAGCTAGGGCCTCCACGCAGTCCTACAAG GTATTGTTTACAGGAGTGGTGGATGAGGAGGGGGGGAAGGTGGTGTCTCGTCTGGGGGGCAGCCTGGCGAAGGGCGTGGCCGACATGACCCACCTGGTGACTGACAGGATCCGACGCACCGTCAAGTTCCTGTGTGCTGTGGCCCGTGGCGTGCCCGTCGTCACCACCGATTGGCTGGATAAG tgtggtaAGGTGAGTAGTTTCCTACCTACTGACAGGTACCTGGTGAAGGACAGGGAGCAGGAGAACAAGTTCAGCTTCTGTCTGGAGGAATCACTAAGGACCGCCAGCATCCAACCTCTACTACAG ggatATGAGGTCCATGTAACCAGGTCAGTGTTGCCTCAGCCAGCCCAGATGAAGGACATCATCGTCTGTAGCGGAGCTCGCTTCCTCTCCAAGATGCCCTCCACTCAGAAGGCCCAGGCCCGGACCCTAGTGATATCGTGTGGGGAGGACTGGTCTCTCTGTGCTCCTGCTTTCTCTGCTTCTCTCCCCGTCCTCAGTGCTGAGTTCCTGCTAACTGGTATATTACAGCAGAGAGTGGACCTGGTAACCCATGTCCTCTCAGCCCCCAAACTCAGGGCCCAGCCAGGAGCCAATGGCCAGGCCAGTGGCAGGAAGAGAACGTAA